A region from the Oncorhynchus keta strain PuntledgeMale-10-30-2019 chromosome 5, Oket_V2, whole genome shotgun sequence genome encodes:
- the LOC118384473 gene encoding transmembrane protein 98-like isoform X1: protein METVVIVAIGVLATIFLASFIALVVVCRHRYCHPHHLLHHFNSKPNGLTCWFEAISLWIEQSDFTALRPSVDLIGAMETQSEPSELELDDVVITNPHIEAILENEDWIEDASGLVSHCISILKICHTLTEKLVAMTMGSGAKVKAPASLSDIITVAKRISPRVDDVVRSMYPPLDPILLDARATALLLSVSHLVLVTRNACHMSGSMDWIDQSLHAAEDHMVVLREAALASEPERSLPGIDVQREQAI from the exons ATGGAGACGGTGGTGATCGTGGCCATTGGGGTGCTGGCCACCATCTTCCTGGCCTCCTTCATTGCCCTGGTGGTGGTGTGTCGACACCGCTACTGCCACCCCCACCACCTGCTGCACCACTTCAACTCCAA GCCCAATGGACTGACCTGCTGGTTTGAAGCTATAAGTCTATGGATTGAACAGAGCGACTTCACAGCACTAAG ACCCAGTGTTGACCTGATCGGTGCCATGGAGACCCAGAGTGAGCCCTCTGAGCTGGAGCTGGACGACGTGGTCATCACCAACCCTCACATCGAGGCCATCCTGGAGAACGAGGACTGGATCGAGGACGCCTC TGGATTGGTTTCACATTGTATCTCCATCTTAAAG ATCTGCCACACCCTGACTGAAAAGCTGGTTGCCATGACAATGGGCTCAGGCGCTAAGGTGAAAGCCCCAGCCAGCCTCAGTGACATCATCACTGTGGCTAAACGCATCAGTCCGAG ggtggatGACGTTGTGCGGTCAATGTACCCTCCCCTGGACCCCATACTTCTTGATGCCAG GGCCACCGCCCTcctcctgtcagtcagtcacctgGTGCTGGTGACACGCAACGCCTGTCACATGTCTGGCAGCATGGACTGGATCGACCAATCACTGCACGCCGCTGAGGATCACATGGTGGTGCTGCGGGAGGCGGCGCTAGCATCTGAACCGGAACGGAGTCTACCTGGAATAGACGTGCAGAGAGAGCAGGCTATCtag
- the LOC118384473 gene encoding transmembrane protein 98-like isoform X2, with protein sequence METVVIVAIGVLATIFLASFIALVVVCRHRYCHPHHLLHHFNSKPSVDLIGAMETQSEPSELELDDVVITNPHIEAILENEDWIEDASGLVSHCISILKICHTLTEKLVAMTMGSGAKVKAPASLSDIITVAKRISPRVDDVVRSMYPPLDPILLDARATALLLSVSHLVLVTRNACHMSGSMDWIDQSLHAAEDHMVVLREAALASEPERSLPGIDVQREQAI encoded by the exons ATGGAGACGGTGGTGATCGTGGCCATTGGGGTGCTGGCCACCATCTTCCTGGCCTCCTTCATTGCCCTGGTGGTGGTGTGTCGACACCGCTACTGCCACCCCCACCACCTGCTGCACCACTTCAACTCCAA ACCCAGTGTTGACCTGATCGGTGCCATGGAGACCCAGAGTGAGCCCTCTGAGCTGGAGCTGGACGACGTGGTCATCACCAACCCTCACATCGAGGCCATCCTGGAGAACGAGGACTGGATCGAGGACGCCTC TGGATTGGTTTCACATTGTATCTCCATCTTAAAG ATCTGCCACACCCTGACTGAAAAGCTGGTTGCCATGACAATGGGCTCAGGCGCTAAGGTGAAAGCCCCAGCCAGCCTCAGTGACATCATCACTGTGGCTAAACGCATCAGTCCGAG ggtggatGACGTTGTGCGGTCAATGTACCCTCCCCTGGACCCCATACTTCTTGATGCCAG GGCCACCGCCCTcctcctgtcagtcagtcacctgGTGCTGGTGACACGCAACGCCTGTCACATGTCTGGCAGCATGGACTGGATCGACCAATCACTGCACGCCGCTGAGGATCACATGGTGGTGCTGCGGGAGGCGGCGCTAGCATCTGAACCGGAACGGAGTCTACCTGGAATAGACGTGCAGAGAGAGCAGGCTATCtag